The region GCAACTCCAAGGCAGACAGACAATAACGGAGGGATAACCACATCCCAGGGCCTGGGCTCTCCACCCCTCCTGCACAAACAACACACCCAGAGACACAGCTCCCTGGCAGTGCAGGACCCATCTCCCCGTGCTCAGCACCTTCCCAGGGACCGGAGAGAGGGAATCCGGGCTGGCATGGGAAGCCGAGACAGGGTCTGATCTGAGCATCACACTGGCTATGGCTAGCAGGGGGAACCTGGAAGGCTGATGCACCCCCATTAAAGCTGATTCCCAGCTTATTCCCTAAAACAGACACCACTGATCTCCCATAAttgccctgggctgggagcaggagggagcatTTATAGCCACAGCCGAGGGAACCAGCTGGTGCTCGTATCTTTGCCTGGAGGAGCCGACTCAGGGTCATGCTTCGGAAATATTTGAGAAGCACAGCAATTAAAAGATTGGAGCTGGCAGGCTGAGCTGTCTCCCTCTGCCCTGATCCATGCCTGTGTCCTCCCACCTGCATCCGCCCGGAATCACTCCTCTACACGGGCACACACTCATCCACCTCCTGACATGGTGGGGGTGGCAGTGAAACTCAACTTGGCTCCATCCCGAGTTGCTGCTGACCCTAATGGGCAGGCAGgacttctccctgctccccctggAGTGCTCCCTGCTCCCCGTTGGCAGCTGTGCCTCTCCCCCTGCCTTGCCAGCGTGTGCCGGCAGTGTGGCGTGCACAGCAAGCCCCATCCTGCCCAGCCGCCCCGCCAGCAGCTGCACCCCTTGCATGGGAGGAGCTGGGTTGGGTCACTGCGCTCCTTTGGTGGCTGATCCCGAATTATTGAGCACTGGGGGGTGTATCCATGTGGCTGACAAGGCTCtgatcagcagctctgcttgtCCCAGCATTCCCATCCTTCACCCTCCAGCTGTTTGGCTGCTCCCCGTGGAACCCCAGCTGATCCTGCCCACCCTGAAGTATCTTGCTGGGCTCAGGATACATGCACAGCGGTTGGATGCAGCTTGTCCCTACAGCCTGATGGCCCACACACAAACCCTGGTCTCCCAGAGCTCAGAACAAGGATGCCAGGTTTTCTTCCCATGGGGAGGGAGGCCCAGAGAGAAGAAGCAAGACAAGAGCTCCGGGAAGCCAGACGCAGGAACGGAGGCAGTCACAGGCTCTCCGGTGCTGGCTGCAGTGCTCTCCAGGGAGGACACTCCAGCCACCACTGACACTGCCACCTCCCAACCCTACTGTCAATGGCAGGACTCACACAGCACATCGACCTTGGCTTTCCCACGCCGGATCAGCCTTGGGAAGTGGGAGGAGGAAACAGATCTGCTCCATCTTCCTGGTGTTTCCTCTCAgacctgatttttttctcttgtgggagcagggaaaagCCTGTGTCACAGATAACAAAGGCAGTGACAGACACTACTGGGGCATGTGGAGGACTGTGTACCCCCAGACTCCTCCCCACCATCATCCTGCACAGATAACAAAGGCAGTGACAGACACTACTGGGGCATGTGGAGGACTGTGtaccccccaaactcctcccCACCATCATCCTGCACCCTGGGACAGCCACTGAAATGCTCAGAGCCGGTTCTAGCCTCCAAACCTTGGCACATTTGCAGGATGATGTCGGAGGTGtggggggcagcagcaggatgctCAACCCCCCATCTTGCCAAGGGAGACCAGAAATGCCCacccatgggcagggaaggcCCAGCTGCCTGCTACCAGGTGGCAGAGGGTAAAGGCAGGAATGCTAATGGGATACAGGTTCTAGCCAATGGATTTGCTGTGTCCTGAGAGTGTGGTCCAGACATGAGGGTACAGAAGGGGTGGATGGTGGAGCAGGGAGACCTTTTTGAGTGCTGAAGGACCACAGAGAGCCCAGACCTTTGGGGAAGCTGAGGCACAGCCTTCTGAAGGGGCACATGAAGCAGGGAAGGATGCTagcccatccctgtccccatgccaggacaccagagcagaggatgaactcctggggtgctgggacatctccctgctccagctgcacatGCTGTCTTCAGGACATCCCAGGGACCAAGCTGCCACAGGGCACCCCAGGCAGGGGATCCCCTTGCCCAGCCAGGTCCAGGGGAgctgggatgttggctcagctcTGGAGGCTGCTTGCAGTGCCAGAGGCTGGCTGCCTGCCCGGGGACGGCGGTGGCAGGCTCAATCCTGGTGCCCATTGTGCTCCcgagggagcggggctgggggaagggacAATGTGGGGCCAAGGCCACCATGGTCATCCAGAGCATGGCCAGTGGGACCAGAGACCCGTCACTCCTGCAGGATTAGCACAGGGTTAGACATCAATCCCACGGCAgctgagctgggatgggctcAGGGTGGGATGGGGCTAGCATGAGGAGGGAATGGGGTGAGACAGTGCCAAGGAAGGATGTGGTCAGGTTAGGATGaggctggggtgggatggggctgggacaggatgggacCAGGGTGAGACGAGACCAAGGAAGAATGTGGCCAAGGTAGGATGGACCTGCAGTAGGGTGGGGTCGGGATAGGATGGGGCCAGAGTGGGATGGGAGTGGGATGGGAATGGATTGGGATGGTGCCATGTAAGGATGCAGCCTGGGTAGGATAGGACTAGAGTGGAACGGGGCCAGGGTGGGATGTGGCCAGGCTAGAATGGAGCTGTGGTAGAATGaggttgggatgggattggggtgggatgggattggggtgggatgCTACCAGAGCATGGTGGGAACGGGGTAGGATGGAGCCAAGGCAGCCAAGGAGGGTGGGATGAGGCTGGGCTAGGATGGAACTGGTGTGGGATGGACCCAGGGTGGGATGGGGCCATAGTGAAGGggcctgccctggctgtgggatGCAGGAGGAAGCACATCCTGCCTGGATGGAGGCTGCGTGCCAGGCTGTACCTCAGAGTGCTCATCCCTGCAGGCTGGGGCCGGGGAGGGCTCCGGGAGGATGGAGTGCAGCCCGCAGCATTCCCAGCGTTGCTGTTAGTTTAACAATACCCCGCTGGCCTGCATGCCGGGGCTAATTTTATCCTTGGAGCCAGGCCAAGACGGCCCTAACTTTCCTCGCTGTGATTTATCCCAGCCATTTCCCTTCAAAAACAAGGTCCccgtgccagccctgctgtctcccaggcagcagcacactGTCCCGGCCAGGGCAGAGTGGGGCAGGATTTGCCCCTTGGAGGGTTGTTTAGAGAGCAGGAGGGTGGTTGCTGTGGGAACCCCTCCTGGGGTCATTCCCCCCACAGCACAGGGATGTTCAAAGCTGGCTGGAAGCCAGGGGATGCTTAGGCAGAGCCTTTCCCGGgatcctggagcagctctgttttCCACAGACATCTCTGGGAAGGAGGTGGGTGTTTTTTCTACCAACGATTTTATTGAAAAGGCTGTGGGgctactttttttccctttttttccttttttctccctttcccagtCAGCAGCCATACTTGAGAAAGAGATTTCTCTTTGCCTCCGTGCATCTAGTTAAAAACTGATTGGtaaaaatgctgcagaaaaatggaaaatattgaaaatatctcgtgacaaacaaacaaaaaaatctcttccAAATAAagatctcttttcttctcttttttctccatcagAAAAGCTTTTAGTGTGCAAAATGTCGACCGCTTGGATTTCTTCTCCCAGTGGGCTGGGATGCACCCACCCCTGCTCCAGGAGAGTGGGTTTTCAGAAAGCTAAAAATCACTGGGCAGAGACCCCAGCACCGTTACCTCCACGTCTGTCCCTCTTGTGACCCCCCACGCTCCCGCCAGACCCGTGGCAGGGTGGGAAATccccaggaaaagaaagaggtgGCACGGCCAGCCCATGGGCGAGcccttccctgccagcctgggaaGGGGGAAGAAAGCCCAAAGTCATTTGGTCACTAGCGTGATGAGTTCCCGTCCATTCCCAGCCCGTCCCAGCCAGAGGAGGCCTGGGGGGCTGCGGGCAGAGCGGGCGGAGGCGCTAGAGGTTGTCGTACATGCGCAGCGTCTTCTCCAGCTGCTGGCTGACGCGCTGGTAGAAGACGATCTGCTGCCTCAGGTAGGACTGCATCATCCTCTTGAAGTCGGCCACGCGCCGCTCATGGAAGTGGTTCATCTCGGCCTGCAGGGCAAAGCCCACCACGCGGCAGCGCTTGCGGATCCCGTCCGCCTCTTCCTGGTCCATCCTGCCCTCGTCGCTCATCCGCTGGCTCTCCTTCACCTTGGCGAAGGCGCCTGGCgaggcagggagcagggtcAGAGGTTCTGTGCGACCCTCGGatccccttccctgggcagccctgctTGGTCCCACTGCCCCCCATGCCAGGGCACCGGCCGGGCCCCAAAGCAGAGGCACAGACCTGCCCCATGTAAGGGAGGGATCTGCCTGCATCTCCCCCTGCCCAGCAAACCCATTCCTCTCCTCCAGGCAGGCAAAGACCAGGAGCGTTTTCCCTCTGGACTCTGGCATCCCCAGCTCtttttccatcccatcccatcccatcccatcccatcccatcccatcccatcccatcccagggcaGTCGGCCTCATGTATAGCTGGCTTTGGGGGTCTGGGCTCCTGGAGTGATGTGACTCAAGGCTTGGGGTGCAAAACTGACATGGGGCAGTGTTAGCACAGTCAAGCACTCCAGCCATGcctgccttcaaaatattccatgCAATTCCATGAATGGGGGTCAGGAGCAGTCCTGGGAGACCCCAGCTCAGGAAGCAGTGAACCAGGATGTGACAAGGGCATGCGGTGCTGTCTGGAGCTCAGCTGGGAAAGCATCTCCCACTCCCAGAGGCAGCTGATGCTCTGACACGagtttttccctctccttccatGTTTTTTTACAGCTTGGTTTCGAAAGAATCCTGCCTGGCTCCAGCGCTGCATTCCTCCCCCTCATTAGCACAGAGGCTAAAAACTAAAAACAGAATCTGGCCCGCACTGGGCTTTTGTCCCTTCTCCCTGACCCTTGCCGGGAGCACTGGACCCGGGGTTACAgtgctcctgctgtgccagccctgctcccagaggggagcaggaggagaaggaagaagcaaAGTTTGGAGGCCAAATCCTGCCTTCCGCTCTGCCCACGCGGCCTCGCTTCCGGACGGGATCCAGCCCCTCTCCATGGGTAAACAACACTCAGAGGAAAGGCAAGGAAGCTGCCCGGGCAGGATTGAATCCTCCCTTGCCCTCTTTGCTTTCCCAGCCTCCCCCAGGGATGTGGAGTGATGCACAGACATCTCTGGATGCTCGGACACAGAGAGCCCTGGCTTCACCCTGGGGAAAACCTGTCCTCCAAACTCTGGGGACAATGGTGTGGGTgccccctccctgctgcaggcagctgggctgggaggagtGTGTGGACTTCGGCCCCGCTCCCATACCGGTGGCTGCCTGGGTGCAAAGGGACACCGAGCCCTCGCTGCCTGCCCCAGGGAGAGCACAGCAGACACTTCTCACCCCCTCTGATTCCACCAAACCCAGGGAACCAGGACGAATGGGACATGGGgagctctgatgccctggggaTGCTAACCCCCCTCTGCTGGGCTTGGAGGTGCAGGGACATACTCCTGAAAAGTGTGACCCTGATTGTCCCCAGAGGTTCAGTGTGTGTCCCATCCActgccctgcacagacccctcAGCCCTTCTGACCCACCCAAGGCCATGTCCAGCCACgtcccagccctgggggagCAAGCTCCGGCATCCCCACTGGCCACCCATCCACTGCCTTGGCAGGaagggaggatgaggagggacaAGTGGCAGTGGGTGGGGATGCACGAGAGGTGCTGGGCAGGTCACCCCAGAGccaacagcagcagtgctggctctTGCTCATGGTCTGAGGGAAGTGACATCCGTGCTGACCCCCCCAGCCAGTGCTTTGGGACGCATCAGCAGCAGTTATGGGGCAGACTCTGGACTCAACAGCCCTAGCAGACTCTCCCAGGCTGGAGTGACTGGAGGGCTGTGCCAGCGGGGACCACACTGCCTCCCTAAGAGGCGCAGGCAGTGGCTCCTATCCTCATTCCCATCCTCATTCCCTATTCCCTTCATGGCCCAACAGAGGATTTCCACTCTGCATCCGCATCCCACTTGCCACATCGCTCCCACTCACATGGGGCCATTCCTGGGGTGAGGAATGCCTCCTTACCTTTCTGCAGGTGGATGATGTCTGGGAAGTTGGAGAGGAGCCCTTGGTACAAGGAGAGAGTGTCCAGCATGAGGAACAGGTCGTTCTTGGGCTGCTCAGCAAACATTTCCCCCACAGTCTCGTATGTCTTGCCTGTGTGGGAGATGGCATTGTTGAGGGCATCCAAGCTGTAGGGAGGGTCCATGTGGAAGGAGTGGCTGATGGCTTGGAAGGCATTGCCCAGCTTCTGGAACTCCTTCCGGAAGCCCCCCACGTGCTTGCGCACCAGCTCCGACGCCACATTGGTCAGCTGCAGGACGCTGTCATCCATCTTCTTGCTGAAGGCCTTGAAGGCATCCACGCGGTCCTCCACATCCTGCAGGTCCTGGTGCTCTGTGGGAATCTGGATGGTGAGGAGGAAGCTGGCACCCACCATCTCGTCCTTCTCCGCCCGGCGTTTTCccagcttccactgcttctcgtCGCGGCAGCAGAGGAAGTGCTGGAAGCCCTCGTACTGGGAGAGGACAGGGTGGCTGGTCATGTGGTCCATCCAGAGGATCAGCCGCCGCTTGCGCTTCTCGATGAAGTCCTCCTCGAAGCGGCCAGTGGCCTGCTTCTCGGGCAGGTGGGGCACCGAGATCACCGTGAACTTGTGCAGCAGGCGGTTGTAGAGCCAGTCAAAGTGCTTGTACCGCCGGTACACGGGTGAGTTGATGTTGCTGGGGGTCAGCTTGTAGGAGATGTAGCTCTTGATGCCCTTGAACTTGGTTTGCTTGGTGGGGTCCTCCACGGAGCAGATGAATGGGTGGGGGTTGGCCCTCCACTGTGGGCCTCTGGAGCCCATCTCGATGCAGTAGGTCTCGGCAATCTTGGACATCAGGGGCACGTCACCCAGGATGAAGGCTTCCACCCCAGAGCGGACGAAGCAGGAGAAGCGGTTGAGGTTTCTCCCCACCACGCTGCCCCTCTTGGAGGAGCTCATGCTGTCCTGCCTCTCCAGCACCGGCTTGGGCCTGTAACCGGCGTGCTGGTGGTGGCCATAGGCCGCCGGGTACTGCAGGCTGGGCGAGGGGTGCCCGTTGGTGCCCGGTGCGCCCTGGGGCTCCTCCACCACCGTGCACGCATCGTCCCAGTCATCCCAatcatcgtcatcatcatccTCAAAACTGCCCTGGTAGGAAAtgccggggctgggggatgCTGAGTACAAGGAGGAATCGTGCCCAGGGGAGCCGACCGGGCTGCTGGAATAGTCCGTGTAGTTGGAGCCCGACCGGGAGCGGAGGATCTCGACGTAGGAAGCAGGGAAGAGGCCAGTCTCCCCACGGCTGTTTTGGCCCTGTAACCACCCGTCCAGGGAGTTCTCGCTGAAGATGACGAGCTCCTCGTTCTCCTGGATGCTGATCTCCTCTTTGTTTTCGCTCTGGAAGTTGTAAAGCGCTCTGGCTTTCAACGCCATGGCCGGTCCCGGGTCGGGAAGAGGGGGGGGAGCCAGCGGAACGCAATCCCCCCCCAGCCAAAACAACCCCCCCCCGGCAATACTGCGGGCTCGCGCGGCTCCGGGATCACCACCACGCGCTGTGGGAAATGGCTTGGCCGGTTtcccagcaaaataaaaaaaaaaggtggagaaGAAATCCCTTACGAGGTGACGCCAAGGTCCCTATGTCCAAGTGACCCCCCCGATCCGGCGCCCCGGTTAAAAAGAACATTCCCCATTTAAAAACGACATTCTCTGGATAAAAACAAGATTCCCAGTCAAGCGAGTGGCGTTTCCCTGGCTCCTCCGGCCGGCCCAAGAGCCGGGCTCTGCCATGTCCACGCAGAGTTTATCTCTCTGGGAGGCTGATCCTGAGGCTTCAGTCTCCGGGAGGAAAACCTCTGGCTGCCAACGAGGAAATAAATCCAAAGCAATTTTTCTCGGGGCTCCTGTGGATAAAACACTCTAAATTTCCCGTCGGCGGGCGCTGGGAGAGCGCCGAGAACGACCCCGAACCCTGCCCAACCTCCCGGTGATCCCGGGATTTTGCAATTCCTTTCCGGGCCGACTTTCCCGGTGGTtggtggggtttggtttttccctGAAATCCGTAAATCTCACGCAGGACGGAggcggcgccggtggtggtgcCCGTGTCGGTGTCGGGGCTGGTCCCGTTGCCACTGGATATGACGGGGCCAGTGCcagtgccggtgccggtgccgctgCCGGGGCTGGTCCCGTTGCCGAAGGGGTGGCGGAGCCGGCCGCCAGCCTCCCGTGACGCAGGGCAGCGCCGCGCTCCCCGCTCCGCCGCCCGGTTCGCGGcggggagcggcccggcccggccagCCGCACGCTGCCCTCTGCAGGCAGCCGGCCCCCGGGGCACGAATCCCCGCCCGCGGGGGCTGCGGCTGCTCCCGCGTCCCTGCCGGGATGTTCCCCCTCGCCTGTGCCCGGTCCCGGCGCGCAGCGCCCCGTCCCGGTGCCCGGGCgcgggggaaactgaggcacgggacGAGCGGGCtgcgggggggcgcggggcctCCTCGCCACGCGGTGGCGCTGCGGGCTgcgcggcggcgcgggcggaaGCGCGTCGGGCCGCGGGGTTGCCATGGAGGAGCTGAGCGCGGCGCTGGCGGCGGGCgtggggctggcggggccctGCAGCCCGGCCGCGCCGCACCCCCGTCTTGCCGCGTACAAGCCCCGCGGCGGCCCCGGGCAGGCCGAGCGCCGGCAGCGCCTCCTCCGCATCCAGAGAGAGTGAGCGCGGCAGCGGGCGGGCGCCGCCGGCCAGGGAGCGCGGGGCGCGTTAGGCCGCCCCGGAGCCGCTTGTGGGGAGCGGCCCGGGCTGGGTGTGCGGGGTGCCGTGGGTGACCTGCTTCCCCGCCGGGTTGTTTCCTCGACCCCAGGAGGCGTCTGGACTACGTGAACCATGCCAGGAGGCTGGCGGAGGACgactgggcaggggtggagaGCGAGGACGAGGACAGAGAAGGGGAAGATGCGGAGGAAGAGGCGATGGACGTGGATGCTGGCAAAAAGCTGCCCAAGCGCTACGCCAATCAGGTGAGGAGCCATCTGTGTCCTCGTGGCgaggtgtggggcagggatgtggGGTGGTTTGAGGACACGGTGATGGCCATTTGGGGGCTGAGAGGAGTATGTCCTTCCCGGCTTGGTGCTCACAGAGAAACTGTGTTTAGTTCACCTCCAAAACATGCTGAGTTCGAATGGAAAACAGGTGGAGATGGGATGCCTGTGTGCTGTTGAATGACTTACTTTGGAAAACACCTCGAAGGTCATTGATTCCAGCCATTAACCCGGCATCCCCGTGTTCCCCACTTCGGGAGATTTCAG is a window of Aphelocoma coerulescens isolate FSJ_1873_10779 chromosome 10, UR_Acoe_1.0, whole genome shotgun sequence DNA encoding:
- the SNX33 gene encoding sorting nexin-33, encoding MALKARALYNFQSENKEEISIQENEELVIFSENSLDGWLQGQNSRGETGLFPASYVEILRSRSGSNYTDYSSSPVGSPGHDSSLYSASPSPGISYQGSFEDDDDDDWDDWDDACTVVEEPQGAPGTNGHPSPSLQYPAAYGHHQHAGYRPKPVLERQDSMSSSKRGSVVGRNLNRFSCFVRSGVEAFILGDVPLMSKIAETYCIEMGSRGPQWRANPHPFICSVEDPTKQTKFKGIKSYISYKLTPSNINSPVYRRYKHFDWLYNRLLHKFTVISVPHLPEKQATGRFEEDFIEKRKRRLILWMDHMTSHPVLSQYEGFQHFLCCRDEKQWKLGKRRAEKDEMVGASFLLTIQIPTEHQDLQDVEDRVDAFKAFSKKMDDSVLQLTNVASELVRKHVGGFRKEFQKLGNAFQAISHSFHMDPPYSLDALNNAISHTGKTYETVGEMFAEQPKNDLFLMLDTLSLYQGLLSNFPDIIHLQKGAFAKVKESQRMSDEGRMDQEEADGIRKRCRVVGFALQAEMNHFHERRVADFKRMMQSYLRQQIVFYQRVSQQLEKTLRMYDNL